A part of Drosophila ananassae strain 14024-0371.13 chromosome 2R, ASM1763931v2, whole genome shotgun sequence genomic DNA contains:
- the LOC6507602 gene encoding serine/arginine repetitive matrix protein 2 isoform X1 — MYNGIGLNTPRGSGTNGHVQRNWAFVRPGKKDKDYRAEDDTKKLDAQLNRPPNKEILDHDRKRKIEVKCLEFEEILEKQGRTPEEIKSHVDSFRQKLMGQGKTDLAKDEFGRVAARDTHQIAEAQQQKNAKLREAFNISEYFVEGSSFDADRKAKEDLAKSVALQKELDAQRESLAAAAAAAQAAGKDKETGKRYALVRTPSREREGSEAAKNSEDERDHGSKSEKKKRKKRARESSASPDRKKDKKKKSKKHKKESKAKKKKSRKRRHSEGDRDSDKDSEDEDPASSDEERRARKKAKKDKDSFQWLSSSFKKRDKKSRKKSHARASSVDSDRSISPSRKGKKSGKHREVNNSKACEAVPQQGNPFRSRSRERRKDTKSRPIESSVDSRRHKSRERSAATPPRKEPERGREHSKDRHRSKERQRSKERQRSKDRHRSKERQRSKDRQRSREKHRSKDKKQSVEKKRDRSKDRRRSKEREQKRSVGKEPERSSRRRSIEKDGDRKKSVEKERDRKGSVEKERRERKKSPERERDRKRSVEKERGRKRSPEKERDRKRSPEKERDRKRSAEKERDRKRSAEKEREKPKVRPASKERHRSKEIKRRRSKDRQSSNDRRRSKDRQLSKERQAKDSRATKSSKDRSPTKKNERRQRSPSNSSRRRGDESKRSRSQAHSPEAPPKKAPAPPAFNPFKAAEDTVNDILGTKSVMVALEQTKRQRADSSSSSDSGSDSSSDSSASRTPSPKRPSPKKHRKKSHTPDPKEIKKEATPKRASVKRERSRSPSKSKPKSKVGTPSPKPARRRSRSASSELRYSPAERHPERYQDIIGHDKKKSRDGPTVKPTPVVRLRAQSDDGSDNETGGGVDGAALEEFQHSRREREELQELKMLEQLKSGIAAKAKQKIRTMEKDPSGRADGSEVSGSDPVMANKRNSLNEFLVANNVTALINQPPTIAAALPQNVAPRKEQALLPNPEPRPHPERNHVPVEESPLKKRDASTPPICKTPLVAANGEAKSPTVQGFGHKIHLHHHGGRPPPQHHQQMQPGGKRIFHNRTLNNNPNSRHSTNPHACGGGIPHSNPNSNSNSSGGGAGGGERNPGMLPFLAGTPGTYNRTTNRLNHGPLLTATHYNICKNHQHSLQQQQLRGLVYNPALFGHGGPRHPGLLSLTGAGVAVGGQGAPLLGHPPRGGPISFNAAAAAAAVAANSISYHHHSHQHSHQQKPKIVIKPFKIHDPQPLVAALADSSLVDAIVSKVSTATVAAAESAARRSRSRERRSRTRSRSHSRSKRHHHRSSSRSRSRYSSSSSRSGSRSSRSRSGSHSSRSSCSSHSSSGSSSSGSGSASSQSGSRSPSIPRRRGSPSFLDRRRITSARKRPIPYHHKAAGEGGELEDASSCCSSCFSRASSPATPICAPLRSSRSPSLAAF, encoded by the exons ATGTACAACGGGATCGGACTAAACACTCCCCGTGGCTCCGGGACCAACGGGCACGTGCAGCGAAATTGGGCGTTCGTGAGGCCTGGAAAGAAGGACAAGGATTACCGCGCCGAGGACGACACAAAGAAACTGGACGCCCAGCTTAACCGGCCGCCCAACAAGGAAATCCTGGACCACGATCGCAAGCGCAAGATCGAAGTGAAGTGTCTCGAGTTCGAGGAGATTCTCGAGAAGCAAGG ACGCACACCCGAGGAGATCAAGTCGCATGTGGACTCGTTCCGACAGAAGTTGATGGGCCAAGGCAAAACTGATCTGGCCAAGGATGAGTTCGGACGCGTAGC CGCCCGTGACACACATCAGATAGCCGAGGCACAACAGCAGAAGAACGCCAAGCTGCGCGAGGCCTTCAACATTTCCGAGTACTTTGTGGAGGGCAGCAGCTTCGACGCCGACCGCAAGGCAAAGGAGGACCTGGCCAAAAGCGTGGCGCTCCAAAAGGAACTGGACGCCCAGCGCGAGAGCCTggctgcggcggcggcggccgcCCAAGCTGCGGGCAAGGACAAGGAGACGGGCAAGAGGTACGCCCTGGTGCGGACTCCCTCGCGCGAGCGGGAGGGCAGCGAGGCGGCCAAGAACAGCGAGGATGAGCGCGACCATGGCTCCAAGTCGGAGAAAAAGAAGCGCAAGAAGCGCGCCAGAGAGAG TTCGGCCAGTCCTGACCGCAAGAAGGACAAGAAGAAGAAGTCTAAGAAGCACAAGAAAGAGAG TAAGGCGAAGAAGAAAAAGTCCCGCAAGCGCCGGCACAGCGAGGGCGACCGGGACAGCGACAAGGACAGCGAGGACGAGGATCCTGCCAGCAGTGACGAGGAGCGTCGGGCCCGAAAGAAGGCTAAGAAGGACAAG GATAGCTTTCAATGGCTCTCTAGTAGTTTT AAAAAGCGCGACAAGAAGTCCCGAAAGAAGTCACACGCCCGTGCCAGCTCCGTGGATTCGGACCGCTCTAT ATCTCCGTCGCGGAAGGGGAAGAAATCCGGAAAACACCGAGAAGTAAACAACTCAAAGGCCTGCGAAGCTGTCCCTCAGCAGGGAAATCCCTTCCGCAGCCGTTCCCGGGAGCGCCGAAAGGACACCAAGTCCCGGCCCATAGAATCCTCCGTCGACAGTCGACGACACAAGTCCCGGGAGCGATCAGCGGCTACCCCGCCGCGCAAAGAACCCGAACGCGGGCGGGAGCACTCGAAAGACAGGCATCGTTCCAAGGAAAGACAGCGCTCTAAAGAACGACAGAGATCGAAGGACAGACACAGATCGAAGGAGAGGCAAAGATCGAAGGACAGGCAGCGCTCCAGAGAGAAACATCGGTCCAAGGATAAGAAGCAGTCTGTGGAGAAGAAGAGGGACAGGTCCAAGGACCGACGGCGGTCGAAGGAACGCGAGCAAAAGCGCTCGGTAGGAAAGGAGCCGGAGCGCTCTAGCCGAAGACGCTCCATCGAAAAAGACGGTGACCGAAAAAAATCTGTGGAGAAAGAACGGGACCGCAAGGGATCCGTGGAAAAGGAGCGTCGTGAACGTAAGAAATCTCCGGAAAGAGAACGAGATCGTAAAAGATCCGTGGAGAAGGAACGTGGCCGGAAAAGATCCCCCGAGAAGGAACGTGATCGGAAAAGATCCCCCGAGAAGGAACGTGATCGGAAAAGATCCGCCGAGAAGGAACGGGACCGGAAAAGATCCGCCGAGAAGGAACGCGAAAAGCCAAAGGTCCGTCCTGCCTCTAAAGAGCGACACCGTTCCAAGGAAATAAAGAGAAGACGCTCCAAGGACCGCCAGTCGTCTAATGATAGACGACGCTCCAAAGACAGGCAGCTTTCCAAAGAGCGCCAAGCCAAGGATTCTCGGGCCACAAAATCCTCCAAGGATCGCAGTCCTACGAAGAAAAATGAACGGCGACAACGCTCGCCATCAAACTCTAGCAGGAGGCGAGGCGATGAGTCCAAGCGATCTCGGTCGCAAGCTCATTCTCCAGAGGCGCCTCCTAAAAAAGCACCGGCACCCCCAGCCTTCAACCCATTCAAAGCGGCCGAGGACACGGTGAACGACATCCTGGGCACCAAGTCGGTGATGGTGGCCTTGGAGCAGACAAAGCGCCAACGTGCAGattccagctccagctcggACTCGGGCTCTGATTCCAGTAGCGACTCCTCTGCCTCCAGGACCCCATCTCCCAAACGCCCGTCGCCCAAAAAGCATCGAAAGAAGAGCCACACCCCCGACCCCAAGGAGATCAAGAAGGAAGCAACGCCCAAGAGGGCTAGCGTGAAAAGGGAACGTTCCAGATCTCCCTCGAAGTCCAAGCCAAAGAGCAAGGTGGGCACTCCGAGTCCCAAGCCAGCAAGGCGCCGTTCGCGGTCGGCTTCCTCAGAGCTGCGCTACTCGCCAGCGGAAAGGCATCCAGAGCGCTACCAGGATATCATTGGCCACGACAAGAAAAAGTCCCGTGATGGCCCCACAGTAAAGCCAACTCCCGTGGTCCGCCTGCGAGCGCAGAGTGACGATGGCAGCGACAACGAAACCGGTGGCGGGGTGGACGGGGCCGCTCTGGAGGAGTTCCAGCACAGCCGGCGAGAGCGGGAGGAACTGCAGGAGCTGAAGATGCTGGAGCAACTGAAGTCCGGCATTGCGGCCAAGGCCAAACAGAAGATCCGGACCATGGAGAAGGACCCCTCGGGCCGAGCAGATGGCAGCGAAGTAAGTGGCAGCGACCCGGTGATGGCTAACAAACGTAACTCGCTAAACGAATTCCTTGTTGCTAACAACGTGACCGCTTTGATTAACCAACCACCCACCATAGCGGCTGCTCTGCCGCAGAACGTGGCGCCGCGCAAGGAGCAGGCACTGCTGCCAAATCCAGAGCCTCGGCCACATCCGGAACGGAATCATGTGCCTGTGGAGGAGTCGCCATTGAAGAAAAGGGACGCCAGCACACCGCCCATTTGCAAGACGCCCCTGGTGGCGGCGAATGGCGAGGCCAAGAGTCCGACAGTGCAGGGATTTGGTCACAAGATCCACCTGCACCACCACGGTGGCAGACCTCCTCCACAGCACCACCAGCAGATGCAGCCCGGCGGGAAGCGCATCTTCCACAACCGAACGCTGAACAATAATCCTAACAGTAGACATAGTACTAACCCTCATGCATGTGGTGGTGGTATTCCCCATTCGAATCCcaacagcaatagcaacagcaGTGGCGGCGGTGCTGGTGGCGGCGAACGCAATCCGGGAATGCTGCCCTTCTTGGCGGGCACCCCGGGTACCTACAACCGCACCACTAACCGGCTCAACCACGGTCCCCTGCTAACCGCCACCCACTACAACATCTGCAAGAACCACCAGCACAGtctccagcaacagcagctgcGCGGACTGGTCTACAATCCAGCGCTGTTTGGGCACGGCGGGCCGCGCCATCCTGGCTTGCTGTCGCTGACCGGAGCAGGGGTAGCCGTGGGAGGGCAGGGCGCACCGCTGCTCGGACACCCACCGCGCGGCGGTCCCATCAGCTTTAACGCGGCGGCTGCGGCAGCGGCTGTTGCCGCCAATAGTATTAGCTATCACCATCACTCACATCAGCATTCGCATCAACAGAAACCGAAAATCGTTATTAAGCCCTTCAAAATTCACGATCCACAGCCCCTGGTAGCAGCACTGGCGGACAGCTCTCTGGTGGATGCCATCGTCTCCAAGGTGTCCACCGCCACTGTGGCGGCGGCGGAGAGCGCAGcccggaggagcagaagtcgCGAGCGCCGAAGTCGGACACGCAGCCGGAGCCATAGCCGCAGCAAACGGCACCACCATCGCTCCTCCAGTCGCTCGAGATC ACGCTacagctcctccagcagtcgCAGTGGCTCGCGCagctcccgctcccgctccggcTCGCACTCATCGCGCTCCAGCTGCTCCTCGCACAGCAGCTCCGGAAGCTCCTCCTCCGGCAGTGGCTCGGCTTCGTCGCAGTCCGGTTCACGTTCCCCCTCAATACCGAGAAGACGCGGCTCGCCCAGCTTCCTAGACAGAAGACGCATAACGAG CGCCCGCAAGCGGCCCATCCCGTATCACCACAAGGCGGCCGGGGAAGGCGGCGAGCTGGAGGATGCCTCCAGCTGTTGCTCCAGCTGCTTCAGTCGCGCCAGCAGCCCGGCCACGCCCATCTGTGCGCCCCTGCGGTCCAGCCGGAGCCCCTCACTGGCAGCCTTCTGA
- the LOC6507602 gene encoding serine/arginine repetitive matrix protein 2 isoform X9, which translates to MYNGIGLNTPRGSGTNGHVQRNWAFVRPGKKDKDYRAEDDTKKLDAQLNRPPNKEILDHDRKRKIEVKCLEFEEILEKQGRTPEEIKSHVDSFRQKLMGQGKTDLAKDEFGRVANTTIATSMATAAAGSTVSASTVATATTTTTAATTVQVVKLKQRRKRRKRAGHAVARTSKAAPHATAPSNPASNPTSPRPPASKAKAGSSVGKKCEAPYFQHDNRKCLTKYESFRLTATAHTLNYAAVARKFKPLRPALASGANKTRRTAVSRRNPKDCACACQQHEGILDPALAPALPMIQEPGPQRTAEQFIQRELPAAGRVLLELLKHSSSSLLESLLSARDTHQIAEAQQQKNAKLREAFNISEYFVEGSSFDADRKAKEDLAKSVALQKELDAQRESLAAAAAAAQAAGKDKETGKRYALVRTPSREREGSEAAKNSEDERDHGSKSEKKKRKKRARESSASPDRKKDKKKKSKKHKKESKAKKKKSRKRRHSEGDRDSDKDSEDEDPASSDEERRARKKAKKDKKKRDKKSRKKSHARASSVDSDRSISPSRKGKKSGKHREVNNSKACEAVPQQGNPFRSRSRERRKDTKSRPIESSVDSRRHKSRERSAATPPRKEPERGREHSKDRHRSKERQRSKERQRSKDRHRSKERQRSKDRQRSREKHRSKDKKQSVEKKRDRSKDRRRSKEREQKRSVGKEPERSSRRRSIEKDGDRKKSVEKERDRKGSVEKERRERKKSPERERDRKRSVEKERGRKRSPEKERDRKRSPEKERDRKRSAEKERDRKRSAEKEREKPKVRPASKERHRSKEIKRRRSKDRQSSNDRRRSKDRQLSKERQAKDSRATKSSKDRSPTKKNERRQRSPSNSSRRRGDESKRSRSQAHSPEAPPKKAPAPPAFNPFKAAEDTVNDILGTKSVMVALEQTKRQRADSSSSSDSGSDSSSDSSASRTPSPKRPSPKKHRKKSHTPDPKEIKKEATPKRASVKRERSRSPSKSKPKSKVGTPSPKPARRRSRSASSELRYSPAERHPERYQDIIGHDKKKSRDGPTVKPTPVVRLRAQSDDGSDNETGGGVDGAALEEFQHSRREREELQELKMLEQLKSGIAAKAKQKIRTMEKDPSGRADGSEVSGSDPVMANKRNSLNEFLVANNVTALINQPPTIAAALPQNVAPRKEQALLPNPEPRPHPERNHVPVEESPLKKRDASTPPICKTPLVAANGEAKSPTVQGFGHKIHLHHHGGRPPPQHHQQMQPGGKRIFHNRTLNNNPNSRHSTNPHACGGGIPHSNPNSNSNSSGGGAGGGERNPGMLPFLAGTPGTYNRTTNRLNHGPLLTATHYNICKNHQHSLQQQQLRGLVYNPALFGHGGPRHPGLLSLTGAGVAVGGQGAPLLGHPPRGGPISFNAAAAAAAVAANSISYHHHSHQHSHQQKPKIVIKPFKIHDPQPLVAALADSSLVDAIVSKVSTATVAAAESAARRSRSRERRSRTRSRSHSRSKRHHHRSSSRSRSRYSSSSSRSGSRSSRSRSGSHSSRSSCSSHSSSGSSSSGSGSASSQSGSRSPSIPRRRGSPSFLDRRRITSARKRPIPYHHKAAGEGGELEDASSCCSSCFSRASSPATPICAPLRSSRSPSLAAF; encoded by the exons ATGTACAACGGGATCGGACTAAACACTCCCCGTGGCTCCGGGACCAACGGGCACGTGCAGCGAAATTGGGCGTTCGTGAGGCCTGGAAAGAAGGACAAGGATTACCGCGCCGAGGACGACACAAAGAAACTGGACGCCCAGCTTAACCGGCCGCCCAACAAGGAAATCCTGGACCACGATCGCAAGCGCAAGATCGAAGTGAAGTGTCTCGAGTTCGAGGAGATTCTCGAGAAGCAAGG ACGCACACCCGAGGAGATCAAGTCGCATGTGGACTCGTTCCGACAGAAGTTGATGGGCCAAGGCAAAACTGATCTGGCCAAGGATGAGTTCGGACGCGTAGC CAACACCACGATAGCCACATCAATGGCCACGGCAGCAGCAGGCTCCACCGTGAGTGCCTCGACAGTGGCCACCGCAACCACAACAACGACGGCGGCCACCACGGTCCAGGTGGTGAAATTGAAGCAACGCCGCAAGCGACGCAAACGCGCAGGTCACGCAGTGGCCCGCACCTCCAAAGCTGCGCCCCACGCCACTGCCCCCTCGAACCCAGCCAGCAACCCAACCAGTCCCCGCCCGCCCGCCTCCAAAGCCAAAGCCGGGAGCAGCGTGGGCAAGAAGTGCGAGGCCCCCTACTTCCAACACGACAATCGGAAGTGCCTGACCAAGTACGAGAGCTTCCGGCTCACCGCCACCGCCCACACCCTCAACTACGCGGCCGTGGCCAGGAAGTTCAAGCCATTGCGGCCGGCGTTGGCAAGCGGCGCCAACAAGACCAGGCGAACAGCAGTTTCCAGAAGGAATCCCAAGGACTGCGCATGCGCTTGCCAGCAACATGAGGGGATTCTGGACCCGGCACTGGCACCGGCATTGCCGATGATACAAGAGCCCGGCCCGCAGCGAACAGCTGAGCAGTTCATCCAGCGTGAACTGCCGGCGGCCGGCAGGGTGCTGCTTGAGCTCCTCAAGCACTCCTCGAGCAGCCTGCTGGAATCCCTGCTGAG CGCCCGTGACACACATCAGATAGCCGAGGCACAACAGCAGAAGAACGCCAAGCTGCGCGAGGCCTTCAACATTTCCGAGTACTTTGTGGAGGGCAGCAGCTTCGACGCCGACCGCAAGGCAAAGGAGGACCTGGCCAAAAGCGTGGCGCTCCAAAAGGAACTGGACGCCCAGCGCGAGAGCCTggctgcggcggcggcggccgcCCAAGCTGCGGGCAAGGACAAGGAGACGGGCAAGAGGTACGCCCTGGTGCGGACTCCCTCGCGCGAGCGGGAGGGCAGCGAGGCGGCCAAGAACAGCGAGGATGAGCGCGACCATGGCTCCAAGTCGGAGAAAAAGAAGCGCAAGAAGCGCGCCAGAGAGAG TTCGGCCAGTCCTGACCGCAAGAAGGACAAGAAGAAGAAGTCTAAGAAGCACAAGAAAGAGAG TAAGGCGAAGAAGAAAAAGTCCCGCAAGCGCCGGCACAGCGAGGGCGACCGGGACAGCGACAAGGACAGCGAGGACGAGGATCCTGCCAGCAGTGACGAGGAGCGTCGGGCCCGAAAGAAGGCTAAGAAGGACAAG AAAAAGCGCGACAAGAAGTCCCGAAAGAAGTCACACGCCCGTGCCAGCTCCGTGGATTCGGACCGCTCTAT ATCTCCGTCGCGGAAGGGGAAGAAATCCGGAAAACACCGAGAAGTAAACAACTCAAAGGCCTGCGAAGCTGTCCCTCAGCAGGGAAATCCCTTCCGCAGCCGTTCCCGGGAGCGCCGAAAGGACACCAAGTCCCGGCCCATAGAATCCTCCGTCGACAGTCGACGACACAAGTCCCGGGAGCGATCAGCGGCTACCCCGCCGCGCAAAGAACCCGAACGCGGGCGGGAGCACTCGAAAGACAGGCATCGTTCCAAGGAAAGACAGCGCTCTAAAGAACGACAGAGATCGAAGGACAGACACAGATCGAAGGAGAGGCAAAGATCGAAGGACAGGCAGCGCTCCAGAGAGAAACATCGGTCCAAGGATAAGAAGCAGTCTGTGGAGAAGAAGAGGGACAGGTCCAAGGACCGACGGCGGTCGAAGGAACGCGAGCAAAAGCGCTCGGTAGGAAAGGAGCCGGAGCGCTCTAGCCGAAGACGCTCCATCGAAAAAGACGGTGACCGAAAAAAATCTGTGGAGAAAGAACGGGACCGCAAGGGATCCGTGGAAAAGGAGCGTCGTGAACGTAAGAAATCTCCGGAAAGAGAACGAGATCGTAAAAGATCCGTGGAGAAGGAACGTGGCCGGAAAAGATCCCCCGAGAAGGAACGTGATCGGAAAAGATCCCCCGAGAAGGAACGTGATCGGAAAAGATCCGCCGAGAAGGAACGGGACCGGAAAAGATCCGCCGAGAAGGAACGCGAAAAGCCAAAGGTCCGTCCTGCCTCTAAAGAGCGACACCGTTCCAAGGAAATAAAGAGAAGACGCTCCAAGGACCGCCAGTCGTCTAATGATAGACGACGCTCCAAAGACAGGCAGCTTTCCAAAGAGCGCCAAGCCAAGGATTCTCGGGCCACAAAATCCTCCAAGGATCGCAGTCCTACGAAGAAAAATGAACGGCGACAACGCTCGCCATCAAACTCTAGCAGGAGGCGAGGCGATGAGTCCAAGCGATCTCGGTCGCAAGCTCATTCTCCAGAGGCGCCTCCTAAAAAAGCACCGGCACCCCCAGCCTTCAACCCATTCAAAGCGGCCGAGGACACGGTGAACGACATCCTGGGCACCAAGTCGGTGATGGTGGCCTTGGAGCAGACAAAGCGCCAACGTGCAGattccagctccagctcggACTCGGGCTCTGATTCCAGTAGCGACTCCTCTGCCTCCAGGACCCCATCTCCCAAACGCCCGTCGCCCAAAAAGCATCGAAAGAAGAGCCACACCCCCGACCCCAAGGAGATCAAGAAGGAAGCAACGCCCAAGAGGGCTAGCGTGAAAAGGGAACGTTCCAGATCTCCCTCGAAGTCCAAGCCAAAGAGCAAGGTGGGCACTCCGAGTCCCAAGCCAGCAAGGCGCCGTTCGCGGTCGGCTTCCTCAGAGCTGCGCTACTCGCCAGCGGAAAGGCATCCAGAGCGCTACCAGGATATCATTGGCCACGACAAGAAAAAGTCCCGTGATGGCCCCACAGTAAAGCCAACTCCCGTGGTCCGCCTGCGAGCGCAGAGTGACGATGGCAGCGACAACGAAACCGGTGGCGGGGTGGACGGGGCCGCTCTGGAGGAGTTCCAGCACAGCCGGCGAGAGCGGGAGGAACTGCAGGAGCTGAAGATGCTGGAGCAACTGAAGTCCGGCATTGCGGCCAAGGCCAAACAGAAGATCCGGACCATGGAGAAGGACCCCTCGGGCCGAGCAGATGGCAGCGAAGTAAGTGGCAGCGACCCGGTGATGGCTAACAAACGTAACTCGCTAAACGAATTCCTTGTTGCTAACAACGTGACCGCTTTGATTAACCAACCACCCACCATAGCGGCTGCTCTGCCGCAGAACGTGGCGCCGCGCAAGGAGCAGGCACTGCTGCCAAATCCAGAGCCTCGGCCACATCCGGAACGGAATCATGTGCCTGTGGAGGAGTCGCCATTGAAGAAAAGGGACGCCAGCACACCGCCCATTTGCAAGACGCCCCTGGTGGCGGCGAATGGCGAGGCCAAGAGTCCGACAGTGCAGGGATTTGGTCACAAGATCCACCTGCACCACCACGGTGGCAGACCTCCTCCACAGCACCACCAGCAGATGCAGCCCGGCGGGAAGCGCATCTTCCACAACCGAACGCTGAACAATAATCCTAACAGTAGACATAGTACTAACCCTCATGCATGTGGTGGTGGTATTCCCCATTCGAATCCcaacagcaatagcaacagcaGTGGCGGCGGTGCTGGTGGCGGCGAACGCAATCCGGGAATGCTGCCCTTCTTGGCGGGCACCCCGGGTACCTACAACCGCACCACTAACCGGCTCAACCACGGTCCCCTGCTAACCGCCACCCACTACAACATCTGCAAGAACCACCAGCACAGtctccagcaacagcagctgcGCGGACTGGTCTACAATCCAGCGCTGTTTGGGCACGGCGGGCCGCGCCATCCTGGCTTGCTGTCGCTGACCGGAGCAGGGGTAGCCGTGGGAGGGCAGGGCGCACCGCTGCTCGGACACCCACCGCGCGGCGGTCCCATCAGCTTTAACGCGGCGGCTGCGGCAGCGGCTGTTGCCGCCAATAGTATTAGCTATCACCATCACTCACATCAGCATTCGCATCAACAGAAACCGAAAATCGTTATTAAGCCCTTCAAAATTCACGATCCACAGCCCCTGGTAGCAGCACTGGCGGACAGCTCTCTGGTGGATGCCATCGTCTCCAAGGTGTCCACCGCCACTGTGGCGGCGGCGGAGAGCGCAGcccggaggagcagaagtcgCGAGCGCCGAAGTCGGACACGCAGCCGGAGCCATAGCCGCAGCAAACGGCACCACCATCGCTCCTCCAGTCGCTCGAGATC ACGCTacagctcctccagcagtcgCAGTGGCTCGCGCagctcccgctcccgctccggcTCGCACTCATCGCGCTCCAGCTGCTCCTCGCACAGCAGCTCCGGAAGCTCCTCCTCCGGCAGTGGCTCGGCTTCGTCGCAGTCCGGTTCACGTTCCCCCTCAATACCGAGAAGACGCGGCTCGCCCAGCTTCCTAGACAGAAGACGCATAACGAG CGCCCGCAAGCGGCCCATCCCGTATCACCACAAGGCGGCCGGGGAAGGCGGCGAGCTGGAGGATGCCTCCAGCTGTTGCTCCAGCTGCTTCAGTCGCGCCAGCAGCCCGGCCACGCCCATCTGTGCGCCCCTGCGGTCCAGCCGGAGCCCCTCACTGGCAGCCTTCTGA